Within the Fischerella sp. PCC 9605 genome, the region TTGAGTGCAGCTTTGACTGCATTAGGCGCAACGATAGAAATTGGTGCTGATACACGTCCAATATATTTACCAACTTCTGGAATTCCTTTAGCAGTATTTGATGGGCCCAATACTGGCACTTTGGCACGTTCGGCGATAGGGCCGGCGCTAAAAGCTTGTTGTGATAAAGTTGGACCTACAATACCTACAACTTTATCTTTGTTAATCAATGTTTGGAAAGCGTTAATGGCACTGTTTTCATCACCACCGGCATCTTGGAAAACTAATTTAATTTTTGTGCCATTAATGCCACCTTTTTCATTAAAATACTTTTCAGCAATTTTTACCCCAGCCACTTGCTCTTGACCAAGTAATGCCACGTTACTGGTTTGTGCTACGGCAATACCAATGGGAATAGGAGCAGATACACCTGTTGTTGCTGAGGTATTAGTTGCTGTGTTAGTATCGGTATTACTTGTAGTATTTGTACTAGTATTGTTGCCGCCACATGCTGTTAGCAAGACGGCGCAAGAAGCTAAGAATGCAGTTGTACGACCAATAGTTTTTTTCATAAAGTATATATTCCTTTAATCTATTTATTTGACCACATACAGGTACACTTTCCAAGTAGTTGCCTGTGGTCAAATAATAACGTGAGAGGATGTTACTTGTGGATGTGTATGAATAGATGCTGTCTCAGTTAACCAAGTGAGGCGATCGCTTCTCGGATTGCAGTAGCGATCGCTTCTTCAGGAATAACATCAGCGAATTGCTGACCTTGTAAAACCAAAAGCTGTTTAAACACAGGGTCTTTTTCTGCTTCTGTTAAAAGCACTTGCTTAATCAGTTCCGCTTGAGTTCCAGCTGTGGTAGCCACGTTTTGTCCTTGGAGTTGGGCAAGTAGATTTTGTACAGTTGCCTTTAGTTGTACTTGATCGGAACTATTAGCAACGATCTTACGAAGTTGATCGGCAGCTTCATGATATTCAATTTGCCCAGAGCCAGACAAGTTGGTGATTGTGCTACCAGTAATCCAGAAATTATTACCAAAACGTTTACTAATTTCTTTAATTGCCTCTGTTTGGTTTTCGACAATTCCTAGTAATCTGTTAATTTGCTGTTCTTTAGCAGCAAGTAATTGCTGTAACTGTGTATAGGAACCATTCAGGCGTTTCTCTACTTCTTGGGTAGGGACGTTCTCGTTATGAGTCACCTTCACGACCCACATATCCCCTCGTTTTTCTATTCCTTTGAGTTGTAATCCTAAACCGTCATCTTCTATTTGGAGTTTTTGCAGGGTGAACGCGAAAGCACGCCAGTTCATTCCTTCTTTGAAAACCAATTCAACGACATTACCGACTTCTTGATAGAGGGATTCAAATTCTCTAGGTTCAAAGTTGCGGTCTAATGGGTAGCGATCGCATGGCTTTCCTCGATCGTCTATTTTGCGGTATATATAGTCACATTTGACATTGTCAAAGCGGGTTTGACTGTTGACGCTCCAATCCTGAATGCAAATTCCGGTTAAGTTAGCACCAGTAAAGTCAACGTCTATACATTGAGCATGCACCAAAATTGCATCTCGTAGATCGGCTGCACTCAAATTTGCTCCATTGAGGTTAGTTTCTGTAAAGTTGAAATCTCGCAGAACTGCATTCCGTAAATATGCTCCTTGCAAATTCAGCCAACTAAAATTGCAATCATCACACCATCCCTCTGTTAGTAGTTTTTGCACTTTCGGATTATCTAAGTCTAGATAGCGGTTGTCTACTCTCGCTCTATCTAAACCTTTTACATTTATTAAACAAGTTCTGTAAAATTTATTGCCTCTAAAGTCAGTATTTGCTACTATAGCTTCTGTAAAATCAACACCGCTAAGGTCTAAATTGTAAAAACAAGTACTGCCCCAAGTGCTTAAGGCGATCGCCCAAGATTTTAAAAACAAAAAGCTTGGCTTTGGCTTATTGTTAAAACTCGTAACTTCAGAACTAGCTTTGACAATTGCAAGGCTAAAAATAATTCCCGTAAATATTTTTATAACTGTGAAATCATTAAAACTTAATACTCTTTCTTCAGAAGATTTAGCAACGAAATGGGCAACTATAACTGATAAAAAAATAATCAAAATCGCCATCAGTATTTTTATATATTTATGACGCTCGTTTAATAAAACAAAAACAAGTGAAAAAGATAAACTAATTGTCAAAAAACTGAAAAAACTTATAGCCAAGAAAGAGATAGTAAAAAATAAAAATAGATAATCTAATTTTTTAAATCTTACGAAGGAGGCAATAAATATTATTAAAGCGCTAACAATAGCTTTCCATAAACCACTAGTTAAACTAACGCGGCTTGTCTCGATCAGCCAAATGCTTAATACCACAATTGTATAAATAATGAATAAAAACTTATTGTCCCCCTGAAAGAAAAAAACTAATGAGCGACCTACATAAGCACTCATTACACCGATAAGGCTACCAGCCAAACAAAATAGACTAATTGTGAACAGTAAAAGGAAAAACTTAAAGATGATATGCTGCCCACAAGCTATACGCTGAAGATTAGAATCAAGTGATGCTTGGGAAAACTTTTTCCCATAGTATTTTTTGTAAAATTGACTATTCATAATATTAAATTGATAAGTTTTTGATTAGCCAAGAATATCTAAGGTATTAATAGAGATAGGGAGTAATTGATATGCCTTTGTACAGAATAATGAATAAAATAATTAACCATCTACAAACTACAGAACGTATTTGTCAGGTGGTTAATAACAAAATGATTTGCCAAGTAATCACTGGCAATATACCTCACGTAGGAACAGTATTAGACTTTCCAACAGAAGAAACAAGAATAGATGATGAAAAAATAGCCGAAATTATTAAACTACGTAAACCCGGAACCAAACCATTTCGTTATTTATCTGTTGGCGATCCAAATTATTTACCATTCTCATTTTTAGAACGAGGTTTGAGATGTGGTGCAGCAGTCTGCTTACTAAGGCGTCCGTACTCTCCTCAAGATTTGATGGATATAATTAGAGACTATACTACCGATGAATTTCCTGCAATACTTGATATTCTTTCCCAAGAGCTTGCTATTGAACCAGAATTTTGGCAGAGGTTTACAAAGGTTTCAGAAGCTCTGGAAGATGAAAATTTTAACAATTGCATGACACAAAATCGTGATAAACGAATTTTAGTACCAATTGCTACTGGCTTTCTAGTTGGTAGAAATTATTTATTAACTAATCATCATGTATTGCCCAGTATAGAAGAGGCAGAAGATTTTATTGCTCAATTTCGATATGAAACAGATGAATTAGAACGAGATAATAATTGTGCCAATTATAGGTTCGATACAAGTTTCTTTAAAACGAATGATAAATTAGATTATACTCTGGTCAAACTTCATAGCCTGAGTGAAGAAGAAAGGCTAAAAAATAGGCTATCCTTCTTGGAAGCAGGAGATAATTTTGGGTGGTTATCAATGCAAAAAGAAGATAGACTTATATCACCTACCCTGACTATAGATGACGCCAAACGTATCCAAGAAAAACTTCCAGAAGCATGGAAAAATATTCCAGAAGATTTACAAAACAAGGCAACGATATCTGGATTACCAGGAGAACCTGTCAATATTATTCAACATCCCCGAGGTAGATACAAAGAAATTATCCTATCAGATAATAGAGTGCAAGTAATCTATGAGAATTTCCTAGAATATGCAGCTGATGCTGATTTTGGTTCATCTGGTAGTCCAGTATTTAATGTGCAATGGCAGTTAGTCGGCTTGCATCATGCAGCTTTAGTTGAATCAAACAATGAAGCCAATGATAATTCCTCAGAGACTCAGATAAAAGTGAGGGGAAATGTAGGCATCCGAATTCATCAGATTGTGAAAGATTTAGAAGGACAGGAAGGTACAGAAGATTTTTTAAATGAATTTGTTTACAATCAAGGCAGAACAAAAAGAAAAGTATATATTTTAGCGGGGCGCAAGAGAGAAGATGTATTTGAACGAGAAGAAGATGCAGAAATTGACGCTCAAATCACAAAAGCACTGGGTCAGGAAATTGTTAATATTCTGAAAACTAGTTTTCCCTCTAACTTTAACCCTCAACTTGTTCCTGAAGAGAATCTTAGCAGCCAAGAAGATGCGATCGCATGGATTAACCAAAGAACAGAACAAGACTATAAAGTTGGGGATGTAGCATTAGAAATCTTAACAAACTATGCTTCTCAACCTCCGCAAAAATCTCCATACTCAAAAACTTTTGAAGTCAGAGGAGCAACTGTTTACTATATTCAGTTCAAATCTGAGCGAAAAGCTCATGCTGAAATGTTGTTAAATTCACTAGTGAAGAAAGTACCTGAGCTACCTAATCGAGGAGCACAACCAGACACAGCAGTTATTGTTCAGGGTTTAGATTTCTGTCGTGATATCAAGATGCCCTCTCTAGATTTATTTGTAGGGTACTTAAATAATTCAAAGGATCTGGAACTCCTGAAAAATCGAACTAACGACATAGCCTCAGGAATAGCTAATGGACTGGTTGAATGGAGTAATTACCTATGTCCGCAACCCCAGCAACAAGCGTTGTTAGCCTCACAAAAAAAATATGTTTCTTCAGTACCTGAAATAAAAAATGACAAATGAAAAGATTAAAATCCTAATCCTGGCAGCAAACCCAGTTGATACAGGCAGGTTACGCCTCGATGAAGAAATGCGGGAAATCTACGAAGCCTTGGAAAGAGCCAAAATGCGAGATCAGTTTGAAATTATCTCGCAGTGGGCAGTGCGCCCTAACGATTTGCTACATGCCATAGTCAAGCATAAGCCACAAATTGTTCATTTTTCTGGACATGGAGCCGGAATTGAAGGATTAGCCTTAGAGGATGACTCAGGGCACATGCAGCTTGTCAGTACAGAAGCTTTAACGCAGCTATTTAAACTGTTTAAAGAGAAAATTCAGTGTATTTTGCTCAACGCCTGCTATAGCGAGGCTCAAGCTGAGGCAATTCACCAACACATTGACTATGTAATTGGGATGAATAAGGCAGTTGGCGATCGCGCCGCAATCAGATTTGCTGAGGCATTTTATCAAGGATTGGGCAACGAACTATCAATTGAGGATGCCTATGAACTTGGACGGGTTGCCATTCAACTAGCAGGCATTCCAGAGTCTCTCACTCCCATCCTCAAAAATCTACCAAAACCGACTGCTGAAAATCAAACCAGTTCTCAGCAGGAGCAAAAACAAGCAAAATCCGAAGAAATTTCACCTTTTAGCAACGTTTTTAATATATCAGACAGCAACATCAAAAACGTTAGTGGCTCAGGAACAATCAATTATCAAGAGTTTTCTAGCTGATGGTAATTGGCTTTTGACCCTCAACTTGTGGTAATACTTGACCAATTATACAAGTCTGTTCATAACCAAAGGCTTTAAGTGTAGCTAAACAGCTATTAGCTTCTTCTTCGGGAATGGAGGCTAAAAGACCACCAGAGGTTTGCGGGTCAAATAATAAAGGAAAATTAGAGTGAGATTCCCATTGTCCCAAGTTAGAAATATAACGTGAAGCACGCAAATTTTCTGGATGCAGTGAGCTAACAATCCCTTGTTGTACTGTTTCTCTTGCGCCTGCTAAAACTAGGATCGCTTCCAGTTGCAACTCCACCGCTACACCACAAGCTTGCACCATCTCCATTAAGTGTCCCAACAAGCCGAAGCCTGTTACGTCAGTGCAAGCCGTTGCCCCATATTGTAATAAACATGTAGCCGCAGCCTGATTTGACAACAGCATTGACTCCACCGCACCATCAATCCAACCACCTTTAGCTTGGCGACGCATGTCAGCAGCAAATAATGTCCCAGTTCCCACGGCTTTAGTTAAAATTAACACTTGCCCTGGTTGCATACCACTTTTACGCAGCAACTTGTCAGGATAAGCTAAACCATTGCAAGATAAGCCAAATCCGAGTTCCGCGCCTTCAGTTGTGTGCCCCCCAATCAGAGGTGCTTGTGCTTGATTTAGCACCTTTACCGCACCAGATAATAGCTGATAGAGGGTTTCTTCGACTTTGGCTGGTGCAGCGTAGGGAATGGTAGCTATAGCCAAGGCACTTTGCGGTAAAGCCCCCATTGCAAAAATATCACTCAAGCAATGATTGGCGCTGATTTGCCCAAAAATATACGGGTCATTAATCAAACTGCGAAAATAATCTATCGTCTGCACCATTAATTGATCGGCTGGCACTTGTACCACCGCTGCATCATCTGGTGTGTCCAAACCAATGATGATATCTTTTCTGTCTTCCCCTAGAGGTTGTTCTCGCTTGATGCGGTAGAGGACTTTCTCTAAAACTGTACTACCCACTTTAGAACCACATCCAGCACAGCGCATTACTTTGTCCTTTGTCATTTGTCCTTTGTCATTTGTCATTTGTATTTTGTTATTGACCAATGACATTTCTGGAAGATTACTGAACCGTTTCATAAAGCGACGGTCGATCCAATCTTTCCACAGCCACAATAATTTATGAGGTGGCAAGGTCAAAAAGCCGCGTGTGGCGATCGCTTTGCCATCGCCAGTACCTATTAAACTTAAATATTGTTTCTGCGGTTTATAGGGTTTGAGAGATTTTCCTAGTAAAAATCGGCGTAAATTCTCAAATAGTGGCTTCCCTTGCCGAACAGCAAAAACTCCTGCTTTCGGACGCGGATGATTTACCATCGTGGCAATATCCCCCGCTGCAAATATGTGTGGGTGGGACACAGATTGCAATGTGTCATTGACCAGAATAAAGCCCTGCTCGTCAGTTGCCAACCCAGCTGCTTTAAACCATTGTGGTGCTGATGCTTGTGTCACCCAGAAAATGCGATCGCACTCCACTGTTAACCCAGATTCACACACAATCTTATATTCCCCCCTCTCCTTATATTCCCCCCTCTCCGCAAGCGGAGAGGGGCTGGGGGTGAGGTGCTTTGGTTCTACTTTACATACACTTTCCCCTAAGTGCAGTTGAATACCGCGTTCAATCAAAAGTTGCTTGACCACACGCCGCACTGACCGATGATAACTAGGCATTAGTTCAGCATCTCGCTGGAATAAATGAATTTCTAAAGCCTCCCTTTTGAAGGAAGATTCGGGGAAATCTCCAAAATCTGGAATGGATCGAAACTCCGATCCCATTTTTCGATCAAGTACCCAGTCCCCCTTTGGGTTCGCCAGTCCCCCATCTGGCACCAAGCCCTTACGAGTTCGGAATTGCTCATGGAGGAAACCACGGCGACGGCGCTTAAAGTTCGGACGCTCTTTCCGCACCCGCGCCTCCCCAAGACCGCGTTCCTGACCAAGACGGGAAGTGTTCTCACCAGTAAAGAGTCCCCAATCCCTAGTACCCTTTATATGTGCTTGCATTGATAGCGACAACTCTACACCACCAGCCCCTCCACCGACAATGGCAATCTTTAATGATTTTTGCGGTTTTTCTGCTAAATTTTTTAATAGCTGATCCCAATGTTCTAGTAATTTTGATACTGGTTTTGCTCCAATTGCGTATTCTGCTGCTCCTGGTACAGAAATCGTCGCTGGAGTACTACCAATGTCAATTGACAGCACATCAAATGCTACTTCTGGGCGGTTAGCACAAATAACTTTTTTATTTTCCAGGTCAAGACCAACTACTCGGTCTATATATAATTGCGCTTGAGCAAAGTTTGTGCTTCGTCGCAAGTCAATATGACATTCATCATGGCTATAAAATCCGGCAATATGACCTGGTAGCATTCCAGAGTAGGGTGTATCATTTTTTTCGGTAATTAAAGTTAATCGCACTCCCGGAAGAGGTTTCATGCCAAACATCAAAAGCGCAATTGCATGACTGTGACCACCACCAATCAGAACTAAATCTTGGACTATGGGCTGTAAATTTTGTTGCATATTAATACTTTGATAAATGCTTTGTATACCCTCCTCTATCTTCCATTTTGGAAAAAGATAAGGAAAAACTTTTATTTTTTGCTGATATGTGGTAATAATCCTCAATCAGTTTTTTAACAAGAAGCTTATTGAAGGATTATTCGCAGTAATAGGGAAAATCATGGCATTTATCGTGATTTATAGCGAAATAATCCTGCTATTATTTCCAAATCAGTTTCTATTGGCTTATAACTGACTTGCTGGGAGAAAGTGATTTAGAAACTTCTAAATAAAAAAATATTCAATCGCTCGCAAAACAAGGAGGACAAGGAGGACAAGGAAAGGGGCAAGAAGTCATATTGGATGCATGAGTTGGATAATTTATTTTTTGGAGTTCTCCGATCCCGAGTCTGCCTAGCCTTGTACTTTTTAAGTAGACTACTTGCAGAAGTCGGGAAAGGGGAAAGGTAAAAGGGATTGGTTTTTTTCTTTTCCCTTTTCCCACCTTTTGCAAAAGTCAAACAATTTTGGATTTTAGATTTTGGATTTTGGATTGAAGAGGCACGGGTGGCTCTCATAGCGTAGCCACACAGAGTGCCGTCTCACCGATAAATCCGGGGGCTTGTACCATCAAAGAATGATTGGTCACTTTTGCAAGAGGTTCAGAGGGGTTTTTTTCTCCTAAACTCCCACGGGTGCTCACAATCAACAACTAACATCCAACGAACAACAGATAACAGATTCTTGATTGTGCCTTTTGATAGATATTGATATTTAGTGACAAATGGTATACTCTTTTTTTTCAATATTGTACGTAATAATTCTGTGTAGTGAGGATTACTATTGATATGTCTGAGATGTCTGGCAGGAAGACAGACGCATTAAAAAGTTGGTTGATAGCAATCACACTCCTGTTTAGTTTATCACCGACTATAATTTTCTTTGCTGTCTCAAAATTTGAGGGATTGTCAAATGAACAAAAAGTTGTTAACAGAAATCAAGCATTAAATACAACAGCCACATTTTTTCTAGGATTGGCTGTTATGGTTAATGCTTTCTATGCAGCCAAGCGTACCGAAGCAATGCAAAAAAGTGCGATCGCTGCTGAAAAAAGCAATGAAATTGGCATCAAAAACTTACAGCTAGCGCAAGAGCAGTTGATTGCAGAACGCTGGATGACAGCGGTGACTCAACTCGGGCATGAGGATGTAGCAACACGGACAGGGGCAATTTATGCCTTAGAAAAAGTAGCCCAGGATTCACCACAAGAATACTGGACAATTATGGAAATCCTCACTGCCTTTGTGCGAGAAAATGCTGGCATCAAGATAGATCGGGAAAACTCTGTTGAGGAACTCGCAAAAATAGCAAGAATTTCCACAGATGTACAAGCAGCCCTGACAGTAATTGGCAGACGCAATCCGCAACAAGACCGAGAAAATCAAAAACTCGATCTACGCAATACAGATATCAGACGAGTAGACTTGACAAATGCCAATTTGCAACGTCTAGACTTGCGGGGAGCAAACTTGATTAAAGCAGACCTGCGGAAAGCTAACTTGTTTGAGACAGACCTCGAAGGTGCTAAACTTTGCGGCACAGTTCTTTATGAAGCCAATTTGCAATCATGCAATCTGCAAGAAGCCAACCTCTGTGGGGCAAATTTAAATAAAGCCAACCTCTGTGGGGCAAACTTGCGGTCTGCGAATTTATCTGGAACTAGTTTGCGTGCTGCCAATTTCTCAGGAGCAAACCTGTACAAGGCTAACTTGCAAGGAGCAAACCTAAAAGTAGCTAATCTCTCGAAAGCCAAGTTGTTTCTTGCCAACTTGCAAGGAGCAAAGCTTGGTAAAGCCAACTTACAACTGACAGGATTAATAGGTGCAAACCTCAGCCAAGCTAACCTAAATGGAGCTAATTTGCAACAAGCAAATTTGAACGCCGCCAAACTCGAATATACAGAGGTATTTTTTGCTAATTTCTGTGAAGCCAGCCTTAGAGAAGCGGATCTTTCAGGAGCAAACCTGATGGGAACAAACTTGCAAAAAGCTATGTTCCATGAAGCTAATCTCTGCGGTGCAAATCTCATGGGAGCCGATCTGTTCGGAACAAATCTGTGTGATGTCAAGCTAGCAGGGGCAAACTTGACAGGAGCCAAAAATTTGCAATCACAGCAGATTAGGTTTGCAGTAGGCGATCGCACAACCGTTCTACCAGCCTATTTGGAAACTCCTGTACATTGGATGCGTTCCGAATATTCACATCAATCTGCTTCTGAAGCAGAATAAATAACTTTTGGGCAGCACAATCCCGATAACTACCTAAAGCTTTCTTAACGCAAAAATCAATTTTTCTAGCATATCACCTTTTCAGGGTGCTTCCCAAAATATAAACTTACGTAAATATTCAATGTAAAATTTTAAATTACTTCATAAATATCAGAACCTCGCACTCAAGACTTTATCTCTGATGCATCGATAAGACTAGCAGGCTGGCAAGGATGCCTATAAGCTCTTTTAGATAAGACTTTCAGTATTTTTATTTTTGAGATTTTTTTAAAAAGAGATGATGAGTATTGTGGAAGCGTTAGTTGAATTCCGAACAGATCAGGTAATAAAAAGTTAAATAAGCTGACGGATGGTTCCGGTTTTGTTAAAAAATATATGAAGAAGTAAACCAGGGTGCTATGAATCCCATCTTCTCGAAGGATTACTCGACCGCTTCCAAATCACAAAACTAGTGATTCTGTCCAGAATATCGACCTGACAAAGTTGTCTCTAATGGAATTCAAAGCATGGCTATCATAGAAGTAACTACTGCCGCAGATAGTGGAGAAGGTTCTTTACGAGCAGCGATCGCATCTGCCGAAGCAGGAGATACCATCAAGTTTGCTTCCAGCCTCTCCAACCAAACTATCAAACTCAACAGTGGGGAGCTTAGCATTACCAAGAATCTGACCATTGATGGAGGAGGTGCCGCAAATTTAACGATTAGCGGCGAAAATGCCAGTCGAGTATTTGATCTAGAGAAACAAAGCAATGTTACGCTACGAAACCTAAACATCGCCAACGGTAAGACGACGAAAGAAGGTGGTGGTATCAGAGTCGATTTCGGTGGCACTATAACGGTAGACAATTGTCAATTCAGCAATAATCGCGCTGGTAAAGGCGGAGCCATCCATCTTGGTTTAAATGGTAAGGCGACAGTGCTGAACAGCCGCTTTGACAGCAACGATGGAACCTTAGCAAAATCTCCGTTCAGCGCTGGGGCGATCGCCACCGCTGGTGTCGGTGTATTAACTGTCAAAGGTTGCGAATTCACCAATAACAAGGGAATAAATGGCGGAGCGCTGTATAGCATACAGGGTGAGTTGACAGTAGAAAAATCAGTCTTTCGTAACAACAGTTCAGAACATGGAATGGGTGGCGGCGCTATATTGGCCGATGGAGCAGACCCGAAAGGAAATAAAGCCATTGAGGGAGGTACAATTGCCATCCGTGATAGTCGCTTTGAAGGGAATCAGACCAAAGGTGAAGGCGGCGCAATCATGTCCTGGGGTTACAATCCAGACGAGATAATTATTGAGGACAGCACCTTCGTTGGCAACTCAGCAAAATTCAGCGAAAAAGGGGTCGCACGAGGGGGTGCGGTGCGATCTCACGGCAAACTAACAGTTAAGAACAGCACCTTTGCCGACAATACTTCCGACAACCAAGGTGGAGCTCTCTGGTTAGATGGACCCCATGAAATAAATCTCATCAACAGCACCTTGTCTCAAAATAAGGCGATCAAAGATGCGGGTGGGGCAGCGTTCATTAGCAATGGCGAAAATGTTCCTGTCAACATTGTCAATACCACCATTGTCAAAAACGATGCCGGACGGGCTTGTGGGGCAATTTGGTTCGGACATAAGAATAAGCCTGTAAAACTTACCAACTCAATTGTTGCTCACAATACGTCAGCTACTCGGTTACAACAACAGGTTGTGTTTCAATTACAAGATGGTGGCGGCAACATCGAATACTCAGAAGATGAGATAGCTAATCAAGTTGTAGCGGGTAGTAAGAAGGTTGACCCTCTTGTTGGAGATTTACAAAATATTGACGGGCATCTAGTACATAAGCTCGCATCAAACAGCCCCGCCATCAATGCTGGTAAAAAAGGTACCGGTATACCCACTATAGATCAACTGGGAGTGGAGCGAGATGGTACACCAGATGCTGGAGCATTTGAGGTGGTTTCTAGTAAACCTGCCGAGGTGCTTTCCAGTAACAGTACTCAACCTAGCACATCTTCAGGACAGAATCAGTCCAATCCCAATTCAACCAGCACTGTCATGGGTACTTCGCTCATTAAGGGTGATGAACGTAATGACAACCTCAAAGGCAGTGAAAGCAACGAAAAATTAGTTGGTAACAATGGTGGCGATACTATCAATGGTAACGGAGGAAATGATGTCTTGCTTGGTGGCAATGACAATGATTTCTTAAATGGTGGTAATGGTCAAGATATCCTAATTGGTGGCAATGGTAAGGATGTCCTGATTGGTGGAGCAGGCAAGGACAAGTTTTCTTACGAAAACTTTTCGCAAAGGGGTGATACCGTCTTCTATTTTGAACCGACAAAAGACGTGATTGATATTAGCAAAGTTTTGAATGGATCTACATCTTCCAGCCGCAAATCTTTCCAGGAATACGTACAACTAAAGCAAGTCGGCTCTGACACGGTTGTTAACGTTGACGTAGATGGTAGCCTCAACCGCAATAATTTTCAGGAACTTTTGAAGCTGAAAAACGTTACAGCTAGTAGTTTGACTGAGAATAACTTCGTTTTATAACAGTTTTATAAGGCAGGAAAGGTTAAGAGGCCATTTAACCTTTTCCCTGCTTATACAGCAGATTTCAAGTGAATCAAGTACAGTTAGCAAATCCCTCACCCTCTTTCCCTCTCCCAATATTGGGAGAGGGATGTCCGTCAAAAGTGAGGGTGTACTTCATTTCCATGCAAAGTGCTGTATCTATTGCGGTATAAGCCAGACAGCTTGCACAGGACAGGCGAGACACTCCGAAGTTTGAAGCGGAGGAAGCCTCCGCTTTAACTTCTCTCCATTCCACAAGAAAATCATAATGCGCCAAATTACTCCGGTCACGCTACTACAATGCGTTTAAGTCTTGTTAAGAATTTTTCGGGAAACAGTTTCCAGTAGCAGTGACTGAGATGAATGTAAAAAGAAGTGGTCTCCTGGCAGCATATGCAATGAGAAAGAAGCACTGGTTTGTTCCTGCCATGCTTGGATGTTCTCACGGCTGACTTCTTGGTCTTGCAAACCGCCAAAAGCAGTGATAGGACAATCTAGCGGCGGTTTTTGGGTATAAACGTAAGTTTCTAAGACTGCAAAATCTGCCCGGAGAATGGGAAGAAATAATTGCATGAGTTCGTCGTTTTCCAACAATGCTTGTGGAGTACCGTTGAGACGACGCAACTCTTCAATGAATTCAGCCTCTGGTAAAGCGTAAATTGGTGGCTTTTGGTCAGCAATTTGAGGAGCCCTGCGACCAGATACATACAGATGGTTTGGAACCATATCATACTGTTTGCGGAGTAGACAAGCTAATTCAAAACTAATGAGTCCACCCATGCTGTGACCGAAGAAAGCAAATGGTTTGTCTAAGTTTGATTTGAGAACGCTAGCCAATTCTTCGACTAGAGGCTCTAATCGATTAAATGGAGATAATTTCATCTGCATTCCTCTTCCAGGAAGTTCGATCGCACAA harbors:
- a CDS encoding pentapeptide repeat-containing protein, which gives rise to MSGRKTDALKSWLIAITLLFSLSPTIIFFAVSKFEGLSNEQKVVNRNQALNTTATFFLGLAVMVNAFYAAKRTEAMQKSAIAAEKSNEIGIKNLQLAQEQLIAERWMTAVTQLGHEDVATRTGAIYALEKVAQDSPQEYWTIMEILTAFVRENAGIKIDRENSVEELAKIARISTDVQAALTVIGRRNPQQDRENQKLDLRNTDIRRVDLTNANLQRLDLRGANLIKADLRKANLFETDLEGAKLCGTVLYEANLQSCNLQEANLCGANLNKANLCGANLRSANLSGTSLRAANFSGANLYKANLQGANLKVANLSKAKLFLANLQGAKLGKANLQLTGLIGANLSQANLNGANLQQANLNAAKLEYTEVFFANFCEASLREADLSGANLMGTNLQKAMFHEANLCGANLMGADLFGTNLCDVKLAGANLTGAKNLQSQQIRFAVGDRTTVLPAYLETPVHWMRSEYSHQSASEAE
- a CDS encoding choice-of-anchor Q domain-containing protein, which produces MAIIEVTTAADSGEGSLRAAIASAEAGDTIKFASSLSNQTIKLNSGELSITKNLTIDGGGAANLTISGENASRVFDLEKQSNVTLRNLNIANGKTTKEGGGIRVDFGGTITVDNCQFSNNRAGKGGAIHLGLNGKATVLNSRFDSNDGTLAKSPFSAGAIATAGVGVLTVKGCEFTNNKGINGGALYSIQGELTVEKSVFRNNSSEHGMGGGAILADGADPKGNKAIEGGTIAIRDSRFEGNQTKGEGGAIMSWGYNPDEIIIEDSTFVGNSAKFSEKGVARGGAVRSHGKLTVKNSTFADNTSDNQGGALWLDGPHEINLINSTLSQNKAIKDAGGAAFISNGENVPVNIVNTTIVKNDAGRACGAIWFGHKNKPVKLTNSIVAHNTSATRLQQQVVFQLQDGGGNIEYSEDEIANQVVAGSKKVDPLVGDLQNIDGHLVHKLASNSPAINAGKKGTGIPTIDQLGVERDGTPDAGAFEVVSSKPAEVLSSNSTQPSTSSGQNQSNPNSTSTVMGTSLIKGDERNDNLKGSESNEKLVGNNGGDTINGNGGNDVLLGGNDNDFLNGGNGQDILIGGNGKDVLIGGAGKDKFSYENFSQRGDTVFYFEPTKDVIDISKVLNGSTSSSRKSFQEYVQLKQVGSDTVVNVDVDGSLNRNNFQELLKLKNVTASSLTENNFVL
- a CDS encoding thioesterase II family protein encodes the protein MPNTSNFNSWVICPKPNPNAKIRLFCFPYAGGSSNIFRRWSDNLPGTVEVCAIELPGRGMQMKLSPFNRLEPLVEELASVLKSNLDKPFAFFGHSMGGLISFELACLLRKQYDMVPNHLYVSGRRAPQIADQKPPIYALPEAEFIEELRRLNGTPQALLENDELMQLFLPILRADFAVLETYVYTQKPPLDCPITAFGGLQDQEVSRENIQAWQEQTSASFSLHMLPGDHFFLHSSQSLLLETVSRKILNKT